Proteins encoded within one genomic window of Amycolatopsis nigrescens CSC17Ta-90:
- a CDS encoding acyl-CoA synthetase translates to MTDRLFPALAGRTDKAALVFGDSSLSYAELAGAAGSLADRIRAAAPSGRVAVWATPSIQTSVAVVAALLAGVPAVPVNPKIGERELEHITHDSEPSLVLTAPGAELPPTLAALPRENVTLTGAAAELPAEPAAEAPALIVYTSGTTGPPKGVVLPRRAIASTLDALEDAWQWTADDVLVHALPLFHVHGLILGILGPLRRGGTVRHLGRFSTEAVTRELSGPGTMMFGVPTMYHRIAGEVADNAELSAALGSARLLVSGSAALPVHDHQRITAATGQQVVERYGMTETLMNTSVRADAERKPGSVGVPLPGVEVRLADESGGVIETSDGEAVGEIQVRGPNLFTEYLNRPDATAAVFDDGWFRTGDMATRDADGYLRIVGRKATDLIKSGGYKIGAGEIENALLEHPAVAEAAVTGEPDPDLGERIVAWIVPSGPAPTGDELADHVAKLLTPHKRPRVVRFLESLPRNDMGKVMKRSLNG, encoded by the coding sequence GTGACTGATCGGTTGTTCCCGGCATTGGCCGGCCGAACGGATAAAGCGGCACTGGTCTTCGGGGATTCGTCCCTGAGCTACGCCGAGCTGGCCGGAGCGGCCGGATCGCTGGCGGACCGGATCCGCGCCGCGGCCCCGTCCGGCCGGGTAGCCGTGTGGGCGACGCCGAGCATCCAAACCAGCGTCGCGGTGGTCGCCGCGCTGCTGGCCGGAGTGCCCGCGGTGCCGGTCAACCCGAAGATCGGCGAGCGCGAGCTGGAGCACATCACGCACGACAGCGAGCCGTCGCTGGTACTCACCGCACCGGGCGCCGAACTGCCGCCCACGCTGGCCGCGCTGCCCCGCGAGAACGTCACCCTGACCGGTGCCGCGGCGGAACTGCCCGCGGAACCGGCTGCCGAGGCACCCGCCCTGATCGTCTACACCTCCGGCACCACCGGCCCGCCCAAGGGCGTGGTGCTCCCCCGCCGGGCCATCGCCAGCACCCTGGACGCGCTCGAGGACGCCTGGCAGTGGACCGCGGACGACGTGCTCGTGCACGCGCTCCCGCTGTTCCACGTGCACGGTCTGATCCTGGGCATCCTCGGCCCCCTGCGCCGCGGCGGCACCGTGCGCCATCTCGGCCGTTTCTCCACCGAAGCGGTCACCCGCGAGCTGTCCGGACCGGGCACGATGATGTTCGGCGTGCCGACCATGTACCACCGGATCGCCGGCGAGGTCGCCGACAACGCGGAGCTTTCGGCGGCGCTCGGCTCGGCGCGGCTGCTGGTGTCCGGTTCGGCCGCGCTGCCCGTGCACGACCACCAGCGGATCACCGCGGCGACCGGGCAGCAGGTGGTGGAGCGCTACGGGATGACCGAGACGCTGATGAACACCAGCGTGCGCGCGGACGCCGAACGCAAGCCCGGCTCGGTCGGGGTGCCGCTGCCGGGGGTCGAGGTGCGGCTGGCCGACGAGTCCGGCGGAGTGATCGAAACTTCGGATGGGGAGGCCGTCGGCGAGATCCAGGTGCGCGGTCCGAACCTGTTCACCGAATACCTGAACCGGCCCGACGCCACCGCCGCGGTCTTCGACGACGGCTGGTTCCGCACCGGCGACATGGCGACCAGGGATGCCGACGGCTACCTGCGCATCGTGGGCCGCAAGGCGACCGACCTGATCAAGAGCGGCGGCTACAAGATCGGCGCCGGCGAGATCGAGAACGCGCTGCTGGAGCACCCGGCCGTCGCCGAGGCGGCGGTGACCGGGGAACCGGACCCGGACCTCGGTGAGCGGATCGTCGCCTGGATCGTGCCGTCCGGTCCAGCGCCCACCGGCGACGAACTCGCCGACCACGTCGCGAAACTGCTCACCCCGCACAAGCGTCCCCGGGTCGTCCGGTTCCTGGAGTCCTTGCCCCGCAACGATATGGGCAAGGTCATGAAGCGTTCGCTGAACGGCTGA